Below is a window of Streptomyces sp. ITFR-16 DNA.
TCCGCGTCAGCTGCATCGCGGCCACCCGCAATCCCCTCCCCGTTTCTTCGTCCCGGACACCAGGTTCCGGACGGCCGTCCTCGACTTCCGGCGGGCACAGCCTGGCACACGCGGGCGCGGGACGTCGCGCGGGGAGGGGCGGAAGCCCGGTTACCGGAGGGGAACCGGGCTCCCGACACCGCTTTCACGGGCGGGCGTTGGGGCCTTCCGGGCAGGCCGCCGGGGGCGGCCGGCGGTCAGGACTCCTTCTTGGCCGGGGACTTCGAGGCGGCGGGGGACTTCGACGCCTCGGGGGAGCCGCTCGCCTGCTTGCTCCCGTTGGCGTCGGCGACCGCGGCGACCGCATCCCTGGCCGCCATCCTGGCGCCCTTCAGGATGGTGTCGGCGGAAGGGGTCTTCGAGCCCGCGTAGCCCGCGCCGTTGTAGTTGACGACGACGACCACGTTCCCCGTACGGGCGACGATCGTCGCGTACTTGAAGTCCTCACCCGTCTTGGCGAGGTCGTAGGTGATCGTGGTCGCCTGGTCCCCGAGGGAGTCGGCGGGGGCGGTCTCGAGCTTCTTCGCGTCGTCGGTCGCCTTGGCCTTGGCGATCTGCTTCGCGTAGTCCTGCTCGGCGCGCGCGGCACCGCTGCCCAGCGCCTGGTCCGAGGCGAAGCGGGTGAAGCCGACGTCGAGCCAGCGGTACTGGGAGCCCTTGACGCCGTTGTCGTCGAGGCCGTTCCAGGAGCAGCTGCCGCGCGCGGACTCGTCGCTGGACTTGCCGCGCGTGCCGCTCTTGTCCTTGGCCGAGGGGACCAGGGACTTGACCGTCTTCGCGGCCACCGCCTTGCACGGGTCGGGCAGCTCGGCGAACTTGGCCGGTGCGACCACCGGCGCCGACTTCGACGCGTCCGCCGAGGCGGACGCGGACGCGTCCTGGTCCTTCTTGCCGTCGGAGTCCGACGAGCAGCCGGCGACGACGAGCATCACCGGAACGGCGGCGCAGGCGAGTATGCGGGTGAGTCGCGGAGCTGATCGGTGCATGGTTCCTTCACTCGGATGGCGCGGCGGTCGGTCTGCCAGACGGTCGGTGGGCGGTGGGGCGCACGGCGGTGGCCGCCGGTGGCTCCGGAAGGGCCACGGTACGACGGACGGCCATCGGATGCCGCCTCGGCCGGACGGCGCGAGGGGCGGGCCGCGTGCGCTCCCGGCGGCCCGGGGGCGGTGTCAGCCCCTGATCGATTCGACCAGCTTCCGGCCCAGTGCCTGGGCCTTCTCCTGGAGTTCCCGGCTGTCGGGGTCGGCGGTGGCGAGGGCCGGCTGCGCGGTGTACTCGATGGTGACGATGACGTTCGATGTGCGGAATACCACGCTCACGGTGTGGTGCTGCGCGGTGGAACCCGCACGGGGGAGCGCGTCGTCCAGGAACGCGCTGTCGCCGAGCCCGTCGAGCACGCGCGGCTGGAGGTTCTCGGCCGGGCTGCCGTCCGATCCGTCCGGACTGTCCGTGTTCTCGCTCGGGTCCGCGCTCGGGTCCGTGCCGCCGTCCTGCTTCTCTCCCTTCGCGGGGCCGCCGGTCGCGGACGGCGAGGCCGGGGT
It encodes the following:
- a CDS encoding DUF3558 family protein, which encodes MHRSAPRLTRILACAAVPVMLVVAGCSSDSDGKKDQDASASASADASKSAPVVAPAKFAELPDPCKAVAAKTVKSLVPSAKDKSGTRGKSSDESARGSCSWNGLDDNGVKGSQYRWLDVGFTRFASDQALGSGAARAEQDYAKQIAKAKATDDAKKLETAPADSLGDQATTITYDLAKTGEDFKYATIVARTGNVVVVVNYNGAGYAGSKTPSADTILKGARMAARDAVAAVADANGSKQASGSPEASKSPAASKSPAKKES